In Scleropages formosus chromosome 18, fSclFor1.1, whole genome shotgun sequence, one DNA window encodes the following:
- the LOC108934045 gene encoding H-2 class II histocompatibility antigen, A-U alpha chain-like translates to MSFFVFVALLFGALCVCSRVQAHIDISVVACQTGDIYPEAEEELDGDELMYIDFKKKDWVGTMPDFLQQWSGENIVTGALANYEVCKNNLNVSIEVEKLPEEIDPPQATIYPRNDVLLGERNILICFVNNFFPPPVKVKWTKNDVEVTEGVTLSRYYPNKDFTFRQYSTVPITPQEGDVYSCTVEHKGLPEPETRLWEPEIQEVLDIRKTIFCGIGLTLGLLGVGVGTFFLIKGNNCN, encoded by the exons ATGAGCTTCTTTGTGTTTGTCGCTCTGCTCTTCGGGGCTCTTTGCGTCTGTTCGCGCGTTCAGG CCCATATAGATATAAGTGTTGTTGCCTGTCAGACCGGTGACATTTACCCTGAGGCTGAAGAAGAACTGGATGGAGATGAGCTGATGTACATcgattttaaaaagaaagactgGGTGGGCACAATGCCTGACTTTCTTCAGCAGTGGTCAGGTGAAAACATTGTTACGGGTGCACTGGCAAACTATGAGGTTTGTAAGAACAACCTGAATGTGAGTATTGAGGTTGAAAAGCTACCTGAAGAGATCG ATCCTCCACAAGCCACAATCTATCCCAGAAATGATGTTTTACTGGGAGAAAGAAATATACTCATCTGCTTTGTGAACAACTTCTTCCCACCACCTGTGAAAGTGAAGTGGACTAAGAATGATGTGGAGGTGACAGAGGGGGTCACTCTGAGTCGCTACTACCCCAACAAGGATTTCACCTTCAGACAGTACTCTACTGTACCCATCACCCCACAGGAGGGGGATGTTTACTCCTGCACCGTGGAGCACAAGGGGCTTCCTGAACCTGAAACCAGGCTCTGGG AACCAGAAATTCAGGAAGTGTTGGACATCAGGAAGACCATCTTTTGTGGAATAGGACTGACCCTTGGTTTGTTGGGAGTCGGAGTTGGAACCTTCTTTCTCATAAAGGGGAACAACTGCAATTAA